In Molothrus aeneus isolate 106 chromosome 3, BPBGC_Maene_1.0, whole genome shotgun sequence, a single genomic region encodes these proteins:
- the AKAP12 gene encoding A-kinase anchor protein 12 isoform X1 — MGAGSSAEPAAPQDGAEAAAEPPSTPPEPLPAEDAAEPQPPAEPAKALNASVPVPDVSEDNLKDDASPQEPLQLGAVTASKEAGGQQSEVASLLQEPPGEQTESAGANVGQTEHSSVTVKEDTETMETNPSDSGTTDSVDAEKEDAHSIKQLPALEEVAEDQVAEPQSYDLGFKKVFKFVGFRFTVKKEKTGKSEPVQLLTVKKETKVPEGADDEKEVASEETAVPEDVLSVEDNTKDTLKNEKTEDESPKISEATEICSQPVALATETASPLRKLFTQGWTGFRKKKSFRKPKEDEQQSPVKEEEIEKEETTLTTEISEKEEKSESEKQDEERNVTAVTVEAHEKEQTEGEMQESEKTLAATGVEGSEKKEVVKHDEEGQKEDPAAVKESAEVKKDDQERKLVEVPENLGKEEEKTEEGEKEGEVTEKPLKTKSVVPLVTDSVNGELITSSEGLPVGEKLESMEKCERDDRTEIASEETCETGSVAMEISSDQRRKSEGKEGSKHALLGKETLDEKTEEAELKMSPTAEDVAQGEALDRTTEKKESKEHETKSTLLSSTSEEPVDTEDNQQSVKPADEGLQGKPGTDTTDTVKQDETTMEVTSEEAAGKRPPEGITNEAELLSSQEKTKLQGSPLKKLFTGTGLKKLSGKKQKGKREESKLGEQGEPIQHLSDSPDSPEEQKGESSASSPEEMNEIPSLEKSADGMQVTESEDATITDVERKREIVTPWASFKKMVTPKKRVRRPSESDKEEEIDKTKNVAVSATENVADENQGEIQENGIDQKPEKITEEPRRKVDTSVSWETFICVGSSKKRARKSSSSDEESQKVEESGQSKETATDAVLTSSQESDQGQGNSSPEQAGSPSESEGISTWESFKRLVTPRRRSKTRMEERSEDSVVGSSLEHSTSDGEPGKDESWVPFRKLMPGRRKKKSDGKPEPAHLKQAREDMAETAEEDSDVPAVVPLSEYEAAEQEKMEAQRAKDAEATREQTSEEERAEKETLKTGQGSEGLIHAVAVTTVEEERAVSSIEERSPSWISAALTECIEQVREEEEKETQKTAEPGVTVEDAVVAAETVPETRKDVSDDTTASELELTSEAVTALETAEASCAEETMEVSLAEETTEMVSAVSQLLETPDTTEEATPVQEVEATEQNLKELDKQTQKVLHEVAERVKSDVAQPVTEGAVTETIITTVQGPESEAKGATKDGNAVGQETVLLEQSLEKEHKEDGSQPLQSAGSIQGQNRVEESVLPEGSEKSEIPSVMEESTDGCQGYVEDHKEVNEVQMTTEETLSHDKEFHSIKATTPKEELLANQEPSEQEKLPITELTQDETRDECAPEGKPAVQDKTEDETSSLGLTAEKLEGEGRTLTVGSECTEAVVTVETEKQDGAPDSEEQVCTKGVPSRTPAQREEDDAVHSGVKSTEVTVPEVLLQSQGKASAFPSKTVGSEAAADAEQSMSNGCDRDIAAKDSVPVTEPQCRDKTTETPSKSDEVEGAVLKSETLLESTSIVAEAPVQIKADGASNLSSACPEIVENGSAVITDKSPKKCETPSSLAGEETVGKGQELVETLNCQGFQKEDKKNEQLLDGAKEVFEYGKQEAVRHDECSTAVQQEEGSDSAFPQAEGLGALKTPVALAAAAGGEHVVAETATCTDVTAKTVHLATTPEQMASEEVPVINTDCSGCGTAELGSVETPKPGVTCASMNGVSEEQEWPQSTGQAEHNGIPSSHSLSPSHPEFQKHVIQSVIIESQSTKIVLNAIQSAVHKLAETEESAALESEESIKSIGKSPSDKIVPELLGSTQVDQQLPVKEEEIQSKEQELKQTGIVKTATLTESAEIHATVEKKDMPSISEMLKDGQSQNSLTVVTSPEEISRGSVRLQESTLEQSTSEDSTKDTLDIDTPKLREKEVGYIMEISDQHTGQQTCRESEEQLYHPPMEDGKTQMWEDDSCQEGTSCDRQSQNSVALTP; from the exons ATGGGCGCCGGCAGCTCCGCCGAGCCGGCCGCCCCGCAGGACGGGGCCGAGGCCGCCGCCGAGCCCCCCAGCACTCCCCCAGAGCCGCTGCCGGCAGAAGACGCGGCGGAGCCCCAGCCACCGGCGGAGCCCGCCAAG GCTTTAAATGCAAGTGTACCAGTACCTGATGTTAGTGAAGACAATTTGAAGGATGATGCCTCACCACAGGAGccactgcagctgggagctgttacaGCATCTAAGGAAGCGGGTGGGCAGCAGTCAGAGGTGGCTTCACTGCTCCAAGAACCACCCGGAGAGCAAACAGAGTCTGCTGGAGCAAATG TTGGACAAACAGAACATTCCAGTGTAACTGTGAAGGAAGACACTGAAACTATGGAGACAAATCCATCTGACTCGGGCACCACAGACAGTGTAGATGCTGAGAAGGAGGATGCTCATTCAATTAAGCAGTTGCCAGCTTTGGAAGAAGTTGCAGAAGACCAGGTGGCAGAGCCACAGTCTTATGATCTGGgttttaaaaaggtttttaaatttgTTGGGTTCAGATTCACAgtgaagaaggaaaagacaggaaaatcaGAACCAGTTCAGCTGCTTACtgtgaaaaaggaaacaaaggtcCCTGAAGGAGCTGATGATGAAAAAGAAGTTGCCTCAGAAGAAACAGCAGTGCCTGAGGATGTACTCTCTGTAGAAGACAATACCAAAGATACACTGAAAAACGAAAAAACAGAAGATGAATCTCCTAAAATATCAGAAGCAACTGAGATTTGTTCTCAGCCAGTTGCCTTAGCCACTGAAACTGCATCACCATTAAGAAAACTTTTTACTCAAGGGTGGACTGgatttagaaaaaagaaaagttttaggAAGCCTAAAGAAGATGAACAACAGTCTCCTGTGAAAGAAGAGGAGATAGAAAAAGAGGAGACAACATTAACAACTGAAATCAgtgaaaaggaggagaaatcaGAGTCTGAGAAGCAAGATGAAGAGAGAAATGTGACAGCAGTAACTGTTGAAGCGCATGAAAAGGAGCAAACTGAAGGTGAAATGCAGGAGTCAGAAAAGACTCTGGCAGCCACAGGAGTAGAAGGAAGTGAAAAGAAAGAGGTAGTCAAGCATGATGAGGAGGGACAAAAAGAGGACCCAGCAGCTGTAAAAGAAAGTGCAGAGGTAAAAAAAGATGATCAAGAAAGGAAACTGGTGGAAGTCCCAGAAAATCTTggtaaagaggaagaaaaaactgaagaaggagagaaagaaggtGAGGTGACAGAGAAACCACTAAAAACAAAGTCAGTGGTACCTCTTGTCACTGACAGTGTGAACGGAGAATTGATAACGTCCTCAGAAGGCCTACCTGTGGGAGAAAAACTGGAGTCAATGGAAAAGTGTGAAAGAGATGACAGAACTGAAATAGCCTCTGAAGAGACATGTGAAACTGGATCTGTGGCAATGGAAATTTCTAGTGATCAGCGTagaaaatctgaaggaaaagaaggaagtaaACATGCTCTACTTGGGAAAGAGACATTAGATGAAAAAACAGAGGAAGCAGAATTAAAAATGTCACCCACAGCAGAAGATGTTGCACAGGGAGAAGCTCTGGATAGAAccacagagaagaaagaaagcaaagaacaTGAAACAAAGTCAACTCTACTCTCTTCTACTTCTGAAGAACCCGTTGACACAGAGGATAATCAACAGTCAGTCAAACCTGCTGATGAAGGACTACAGGGAAAACCTGGCACAGATACAACTGATACTGTCAAACAAGATGAAACAACCATGGAAGTAACTTCTGAAGAGGCAGCTGGAAAGAGACCTCCAGAAGGTATCACAAATGAAGCAGAACTCCTGTCTTCACAAGAAAAGACTAAATTACAAGGTAGCCCTTTAAAGAAACTCTTTACAGGTACTGGATTGAAAAAACTGTCtggaaagaagcaaaaaggTAAAAGAGAAGAATCTAAGTTAGGGGAACAGGGTGAGCCAATTCAGCACTTATCAGATTCCCCAGATAGCCCAGAGGAACAAAAGGGGGAGAGTTCTGCTTCTTCTCCTGAGGAGATGAATGAAATTCCCTCTTTAGAAAAATCCGCAGATGGAATGCAGGTCACTGAAAGTGAAGATGCCACAATTACAGATGTGGAGcgaaaaagagaaattgttaCACCTTGGGCATCATTTAAAAAGATGGTGACTCCCAAGAAACGTGTCAGAAGGCCCTCTGAAAGTgataaagaagaagaaattgatAAGACAAAGAATGTTGCAGTATCTGCAACTGAAAATGTTGCTGATGAAAATCAGggagaaatacaagaaaatggGATTGACcagaaaccagagaaaattACAGAAGAGCCCAGAAGAAAAGTTGATACCTCTGTCTCCTGGGAAACTTTTATATGTGTAGGTTCTTCAAAGAAAAGAGCCAGGAAGTCATCATCATCTGATGAAGAAAGCCAAAAAGTAGAAGAGTCCGGACAGAGCAAAGAAACAGCAACAGATGCAGTTCTTACTAGCTCTCAGGAGAGTGACCAAGGACAAGGGAATTCTTCCCCAGAGCAGGCTGGAAGTCCATCTGAAAGTGAAGGCATTTCAACATGGGAATCGTTTAAAAGGTTAGTTACTCCAAGAAGGAGATCCAAAACCAGAATGGAGGAGAGAAGTGAAGACTCTGTTGTGGGTTCTAGCCTGGAGCATTCAACATCGGATGGTGAGCCTGGAAAAGATGAATCATGGGTTCCATTTAGAAAACTGATGCCTGGGCGCAGGAAGAAAAAGTCAGATGGAAAGCCAGAACCAGCTCATCTTAAACAAGCAAGAGAAGACATGGCAGAAACAGCTGAGGAAGATTCTGATGTTCCAGCTGTTGTTCCTTTATCTGAATATGAAGCAGCAGAACAGGAGAAAATGGAAGCTCAACGAGCGAAAGATGCTGAAGCGACGAGAGAACAAACCTCAGAGGAAGAGAGAGCAGAAAAGGAGACCCTGAAGACGGGGCAAGGATCTGAAGGGCTGATACATGCAGTTGCTGTTACCACTGTGGAAGAAGAAAGGGCAGTGAGCAGCATTGAGGAGAGGTCACCATCATGGATATCTGCTGCTCTAACAGAGTGCATTGAGCAGgtgagagaagaggaagagaaagaaactcAGAAAACAGCTGAACCAGGTGTTACTGTGGAGGATGCAGTGGTAGCTGCTGAGACAGTGCCAGAGACTAGAAAGGATGTAAGTGATGACACCACAGCAAGTGAGCTGGAGCTAACCTCTGAAGCTGTGACTGCTCTGGAGACAGCAGAAGCTTCCTGTGCTGAAGAAACTATGGAAGTGTCCCTTGCTGAGGAGACAACTGAGATGGTTTCTGCTGTTTCACAGTTGTTAGAAACCCCAGATACTACAGAGGAAGCTACACCGGTTCAAGAAGTAGAGGCCACTGAACAAAATTTGAAAGAATTGGACAAACAGACACAAAAAGTTCTTCATGAAGTTGCTGAAAGAGTAAAATCAGATGTAGCACAGCCTGTTACTGAAGGAGCTGTGACAGAAACTATAATTACAACAGTACAGGGACCTGAGTCAGAAGCGAAAGGGGCTACTAAAGATGGGAATGCTGTCGGCCAGGAAACCGTTCTGCTTGAACAGTCCTTGGAAAAAGAACACAAAGAGGatggctcccagcccctgcaaaGTGCAGGGAGCATTCAGGGCCAAAACAGAGTTGAAGAGAGTGTATTACCTGAAGGTTCAGAGAAAAGTGAAATACCTTCTGTGATGGAAGAAAGCACAGATGGATGTCAAGGATATGTAGAAGACCATAAAGAAGTAAATGAAGTGCAGATGACAACAGAGGAAACTTTATCACATGACAAAGAGTTTCACAGCATCAAAGCCACCACTCCCAAGGAAGAGCTGCTTGCAAACCAGGAGCCTTCAGAGCAAGAGAAACTGCCCATTACAGAGTTGACACAGGATGAGACAAGAGATGAATGTGCTCCAGAAGGAAAGCCTGCA GTTCAGGACAAGACAGAGGACGAAACTTCATCCTTGGGGCTTACAGCTGAAAAACTTGAAGGAGAGGGCAGAACGCTCACTGTGGGATCAGAGTGCACAGAAGCAGTTGTCACTGTTGAAACTGAGAAACAAGATGGAGCTCCTGACTCAGAAGAGCAAGTTTGTACTAAAGGAGTTCCTAGCAGGACACCTGCCCAGAGAGAGGAAGATGATGCTGTGCACAGTGGAGTAAAAAGCACAGAAGTCACTGTTCCTGAGGttctcctgcagagccagggaaaaGCCTCTGCCTTTCCTTCAAAAACAGTTGGctcagaagcagctgcagatgCTGAGCAGAGCATGAGCAatgggtgtgacagggacatTGCAGCAAAAGAttctgtccctgtcacagagcCACAATGTAGAGACAAAACAACTGAAACCCCCTCCAAGAGTGATGAAGTGGAAGGTGCTGTGCTCAAATCTGAAACACTGTTGGAGAGCACTTCCATCGTTGCTGAGGCTCCCGTGCAGATTAAAGCAGATGGGGCATCTAATTTATCATCAGCATGCCCAGAGATTGTTGAAAATGGAAGTGCTGTTATCACTGATAAAAGTCCTAAGAAATGTGAAACACCCAGCAGCTTGGCTGGAGAAGAGACTGTGGGAAAAGGACAAGAACTTGTAGAAACCTTGAACTGTCAAGGTTTCCAGaaagaagataagaaaaatgAGCAATTGCTGGATGGAGCCAAAGAAGTATTTGAATATGGAAAACAGGAAGCTGTGAGACATGATGAATGTTCAACTGCTGTCCAGCAAGAGGAAGGCTCTGACTCAGCCTTTCCACAGGCTGAAGGCTTGGGGGCTCTGAAAACACCTGTGGCTctagcagctgcagcaggtggagAGCATGTCGTGGCAGAAACTGCAACATGCACAGACGTGACAGCCAAAACTGTACACTTGGCTACTACACCAGAGCAAATGGCTTCTGAAGAGGTCCCAGTTATTAATACTGACTGTTCAGGCTGTGGGACTGCAGAGCTTGGTAGTGTGGAGACACCCAAGCCTGGAGTAACTTGTGCTTCCATGAATGGAGTATCAGAGGAGCAAGAGTggccccagagcacagggcaagCTGAACACAATGGCATTCCTTCCAGTCACAGTCTGTCTCCCAGCCACCCTGAATTTCAGAAGCATGTTATTCAGTCTGTGATCATAGAGTCCCAGAGCACAAAAATTGTATTGAATGCCATCCAGTCAGCTGTTCACAAACTTGCAGAAACAGAAGAGTCAGCTGCCCTTGAGTCAGAGGAGAGCATTAAGTCCATAGGGAAAAGCCCATCAGATAAAATTGTACCTGAACTTCTGGGAAGTACACAGGTAGATCAACAGCTTCCAGTAAAAGAGGAAGAGATACAAAGTAAGGAACAAGAGCTCAAGCAAACAGGAATAGTGAAAACTGCTACCTTAACTGAGTCTGCAGAAATCCATGCaactgtggaaaaaaaggaCATGCCTTCAATTTCTGAGATGCTGAAAGATGGGCAAAGTCAGAATTCTTTAACAGTTGTGACAAGCCCTGAAGAAATTTCAAGGGGAAGTGTGAGACTTCAGGAATCAACCCTAGAACAAAGTACTTCAGAAGATTCAACCAAAGACACCCTAGACATAGACACACCAAAATTAAGGGAAAAAGAGGTTGGGTACATTATGGAAATCTCAGACCAGCATACAGGACAGCAAACATGCAGAGAAAGTGAGGAACAGCTATATCATCCTCCAATGGAAGATGGGAAAACACAAATGTGGGAGGATGACAGTTGTCAAGAAGGAACATCTTGTGATAGACAAAGTCAGAACTCAGTGGCTCTGACGCCTTGA